CTGTTTGTTGATTATGCCGATCCGAAGAGGAGTGTGGTGACTGAGGAGGTAAATTCTACAGCTAAAGCTATTTCTTCTTCTATCTCTAATCAATGGATAAGTTCACTGGTCCCTTCCACAAGTACAATTGAACCAGATGTTAGGGAGGAAAAAAAAGGAGAGTCCTTACCATTACAGCTTATTAAAAAAATGATGGTTTCAATACTACTTTTTCTTCCCCTTTTCCTTTTTGGAAATATGATCATAGACAGTATTGTAGGTGAAAAGGAGCGAAAAACAGGAGAAATATTGATAGCAATGCCTTTGAGCCATGGAGAAATTATAATTGGAAAAAATTTGGCAGTAGTTTTAGTAATAGCTGTTCAAGTAGCACTATGGATTCTTATACTTTTAGTGGCAGGTTTTGACCTTAAAAATCCTATTTTAGTTTATTTAGTGATTATATTAACCTCTATTCCGATCGTAGGGATAACAAGTGTCATAGCAGCATATTCTAAGAATTATAAAGAGGCAGGGATTGGATTAAGCTTTATTTATATTGGGATTGTCGGATTTCTCGTGATCCCTGCCCTTGCTTATATCTCAAGTAAGTCAGCCGCAGCTAACATCTCTCCAATGACCCTTGTAATGCGGCTGTTTTCAGGCGATTCCGTCTCTATGACAGATTTAATGATTCCAATCAGTTCTATACTTATTATAAGCGCCATATCGTATTGGATTACAATAAAACTCTTTGAAAGAGACGATATAATGTTTGGGCCAAGGCCAGGTATAGTAAGGTTGGCCCTTGAATTATTGGGTATTAAGAATATTTCAAAGGCGAATTAAATATGAATTTTATGTACATATTAAGCCACCGGGCTTTTAGGAAAATTAACTAAAAAGATGTACATATGAATTTAA
This window of the Methanobacterium veterum genome carries:
- a CDS encoding ABC transporter permease; this translates as MRFSTITKWEFKNTLSSRKFLMIFLMQLSVLVLMIVFLNMFIGNIESENGVTLSPSLTNFASIGVSDTSGLFEKQLNHEVLGITPLGSNESVNQVKSGKATAALIVPENSIGKIDTFQPITLNLFVDYADPKRSVVTEEVNSTAKAISSSISNQWISSLVPSTSTIEPDVREEKKGESLPLQLIKKMMVSILLFLPLFLFGNMIIDSIVGEKERKTGEILIAMPLSHGEIIIGKNLAVVLVIAVQVALWILILLVAGFDLKNPILVYLVIILTSIPIVGITSVIAAYSKNYKEAGIGLSFIYIGIVGFLVIPALAYISSKSAAANISPMTLVMRLFSGDSVSMTDLMIPISSILIISAISYWITIKLFERDDIMFGPRPGIVRLALELLGIKNISKAN